The following proteins are encoded in a genomic region of Maribacter hydrothermalis:
- a CDS encoding M4 family metallopeptidase, with the protein MKTKPTLFKPCIAILFLLCFSTVFSQQIPKKQLQGIQIIPPSIQANTRASSQSIIESFNLSSGNNFQQVAVKIDKEGIAHEKFQQYHNGIKVEFGQTIVHSKAGVTQALSNSVFEINNLSIAPSLSASAAFNNAISHIGAQQYLWDNPSEAAMVDGYRKPKGELVILPAINASLTSPKLAYKFDIYATNPIQRADVYIDAKNGQVLFVNNKIHTADTPASGASLYNGTVNFTADLTGGDYTLRQVADGNGIETYNMDGGTDYALATDFTSSTDVFTGSEIGVQAHFGAEQTHKYFMQKHGRDSFDDAGSVLRSYVSANLIGMGYFSNINAFWDGSKMTYGDGDGVNFGPLVALDIVGHEIAHGVTEYTASLVYQNESGALNESFSDIFGESIEFFAQGTNDWLMGDAIGFGGSGGALRSMSNPNSYSDPDTYGGTHWINTINCQPLNNNDLCGVHINSGVQNYWFYLLSVGGSGTNDNGDAYGVNAIGMDKAGTIAYNNLANYLTSLSDFEDARMGSILAAIDLYGAGSAEEIAVTNAWHAVGVGEPFGVAPTPAVCDTGDITVDITFDQYGEETQWRLFGPEGYIIDGRNYSSANSSTNLIETLQEQFDVNGSPITPMPLAPGEYRFVMYDTPYQDGMNSGYGVGSYTIASADRTIFTGGTFGFYQTTKFCIEEAPVVTSETEITVNEFNRIFVTDINGGDTDDAFILSTIGNNLRIVSNGTIGSLEPNIVQIDPNTVEIPLADISNSIIFDGLLGNNTVLLSDGISMPNQSIVFDSFDVTAAANGAMDFLSLNGINNGSLNLNGATIVSNIPVNFSNDSSFYGEGEIIGGVWLVLRSDISPGFSPGTLATGDLFLQSNSTLIQDNSVFTAEVNGATAGTEHDQIVVTGTVTLNGVNLNLMGGYANAATDEIILIDNDGADPISGTFNGLDEGADVSFGAFTGTISYVGGDGNDVVLLGIQTCTLAITDQPQDVTICEDETTLEFSVVASGTGVLSYNWQALGNGLTEWTAVAEQDGTATLTLTAPAQPESSGLQYRVVITDDQGTVDIADDCNLISNAAILTVNPKPEPVILGPTSYIEGTTGVTLDAGAGYTNYLWSTGETTQTITVLEGDYTVEVTDINGCVGISEIFTVTKIASDLVITEIMYNPSGTDGVWEWIEVYNKGTQPINLSGYVLDDNQGTALVIANINSGSIAPQESAVLFDATLTEAQFEEAWGDVNLIAVLDFPSLGNNGGDSIGIWNSFSSYNGDNQTQLNTVEKVDYSNELPWPTDDGFASIFLTDLTADNKLAENWELSVVGLVTPLNTGYLSIGVHGNSGTDIGSPGIPNAIDVQAPIVSCPAPITVSNELGLCEASFPIIPASATDNVTLPANMIIDFVRSDGALLTLTDPFQVGETIITWTATDEAGNTSESCEQIITVNDDEGPTAVVQDVILELDALGEVTPNVFATGAVVSRDDNCGVEGSVGVSGPETYTCANLGVNPVTIFIRDINGNETPYDITYTIIDPLGVCADVTPPVITCPADVTLAFGGSTDPSTTGTATATDADGIAAIVFSDVLVGQVINRTWTATDTNGNSATCIQLITIEPELDTTPPIAVCQNFTLVLSELGSGSILATDIDNGSSDNEAIASLSVTPASFNESNIGENQVTLTVTDTSGNSASCTATVTVVAAPDTTNPEAVCQDFILVLDASGLGTITAADVDGGSTDNIGIVSLTVSPSSFNETNIGVNQVTLTVTDAAGNTDECTATVNVEAAPIVTCRNNLANEDTGIVLPPGSLIGGVDSAVGTSTDTNGSPCALVVENVDANQRWGRYKISLNLSAHGISAGDELYISIDGKSLTGQARVEINRNDTPNTALGFNNFGTSWSRYENTFTVPTGLTTIDLWFFSNYAQSTPGKTVYDNLIVRNLSDTGGNLVPIANAGTDVTIEDTDLSGNETVTLNGSNSVDLDGTIVSYDWTENGTGIGTGTTPTIVFSVGVHNIILTVTDDQGATAMDSVRITITEPNTVACSDDLNNEDSGIILPSGSLVGGIDAVTGTSTDTNGSPCALVVENVDANQRWGRYKISLNLSAHGISAGDELYISIDGKSLTGQARVEINRNDTPNTALGFNNFGTSWSRYENTFTVPTGLTTIDLWFFSNYAQSTPGKTVYDNLIVRNLSDTGGNLVPIANAGTDVTIEDTDLSGNETVTLNGSNSVDLDGTIVSYDWTENGTGIGTGTTPTIVFSVGVHNIILTVTDDQGATAMDSVRITITEPNTVACSDDLNNEDSGIILPSGSLVGGIDAVTGTSTDTNGSLCALVVENVDANQPWGRYKISLNLSEHGISAGDVIFFGVDGKSLTGIAHVEVTRNDTPNTALAYTTFGNSWSSYETTFTIPSGLTTIDLWFFSNYTQQTAGKAIYDNLTVINMSTTGTARSTQKTKPLNDLTIYPNPANIETTLSFKQPTTVGTIQVFDVTGRLVQTIKGGLIDQKGTPVNVQEMPQGVYFVKTIDATGVEFQQQMLIERQ; encoded by the coding sequence ATGAAAACCAAACCAACCCTTTTTAAACCTTGTATTGCCATTTTGTTTCTATTATGTTTTAGTACCGTTTTTTCGCAACAAATACCAAAGAAACAATTACAAGGGATACAAATTATTCCACCTAGTATTCAAGCAAATACTAGAGCAAGCAGTCAATCGATTATAGAAAGTTTTAATCTTTCAAGCGGTAATAATTTTCAGCAGGTAGCTGTAAAAATAGATAAAGAAGGAATTGCACACGAAAAATTTCAGCAATACCATAATGGTATTAAAGTTGAATTCGGCCAAACTATTGTGCATTCAAAAGCTGGTGTAACACAGGCACTTTCAAACAGTGTTTTTGAAATTAATAATTTATCAATAGCCCCATCATTATCAGCATCAGCAGCTTTTAATAATGCCATTTCACATATAGGTGCGCAACAATATCTTTGGGATAATCCTTCAGAGGCCGCTATGGTAGATGGTTATAGAAAACCAAAAGGCGAATTGGTGATTTTACCTGCTATAAATGCGAGTTTAACATCACCAAAATTAGCGTACAAATTCGATATCTATGCTACTAATCCTATACAAAGGGCTGATGTTTATATAGATGCTAAAAATGGACAAGTACTTTTTGTGAACAATAAAATACATACGGCGGATACACCTGCTTCTGGTGCTAGTTTGTATAATGGGACTGTTAATTTTACAGCAGACTTAACTGGAGGAGATTACACCTTGCGTCAAGTAGCAGATGGTAATGGTATTGAAACCTATAATATGGATGGTGGAACGGACTATGCTTTAGCTACTGATTTTACTAGTAGTACAGATGTGTTTACAGGAAGTGAAATTGGCGTTCAAGCACATTTTGGCGCAGAACAAACCCATAAATATTTTATGCAAAAACATGGTAGAGATTCTTTTGATGATGCGGGTTCTGTATTAAGATCATATGTAAGCGCCAATTTAATTGGTATGGGGTATTTTAGTAATATAAATGCCTTTTGGGACGGTTCAAAAATGACGTATGGGGATGGAGATGGTGTCAATTTCGGGCCATTAGTGGCATTAGATATAGTAGGTCATGAAATTGCCCATGGAGTTACCGAATATACTGCAAGTTTAGTTTATCAGAATGAATCTGGAGCTTTGAACGAATCGTTTTCAGATATTTTTGGTGAATCCATTGAATTTTTTGCCCAAGGTACAAACGACTGGTTAATGGGTGATGCTATAGGTTTTGGCGGAAGTGGAGGGGCATTACGATCTATGAGCAATCCCAACTCTTATTCAGATCCAGACACGTATGGTGGAACGCATTGGATTAATACAATAAATTGTCAACCATTAAATAACAATGATCTTTGTGGAGTTCACATTAATTCTGGAGTTCAAAATTACTGGTTCTACTTATTAAGTGTTGGTGGTTCGGGAACTAATGACAACGGAGATGCTTATGGAGTGAACGCCATAGGTATGGATAAAGCAGGAACTATTGCCTACAATAATTTAGCAAACTATTTAACGTCTTTATCAGATTTTGAAGATGCAAGAATGGGATCAATTTTGGCTGCCATAGATTTATATGGGGCAGGTAGTGCAGAAGAAATAGCAGTGACCAATGCTTGGCATGCTGTAGGTGTAGGAGAACCGTTTGGAGTTGCTCCTACCCCTGCAGTTTGTGATACAGGTGATATTACAGTAGATATTACTTTTGATCAATATGGTGAAGAAACACAATGGCGTTTATTTGGACCAGAAGGGTATATAATAGATGGACGTAATTACTCTTCAGCTAATAGCTCCACCAATTTAATAGAAACTCTACAAGAACAATTTGATGTTAATGGGAGCCCAATTACGCCAATGCCTTTAGCGCCAGGTGAATACCGCTTTGTTATGTATGATACACCATATCAAGATGGTATGAACAGTGGTTATGGTGTAGGTTCTTATACTATAGCAAGTGCAGATCGTACAATTTTTACTGGCGGTACTTTCGGCTTTTACCAAACAACTAAGTTTTGTATTGAAGAAGCGCCAGTAGTAACATCAGAAACTGAAATAACAGTAAATGAGTTTAATAGAATTTTTGTTACCGATATAAATGGCGGAGACACTGATGATGCTTTTATTTTATCAACCATTGGCAACAATCTTAGAATTGTTAGTAATGGAACTATAGGTTCTTTAGAGCCAAATATTGTTCAGATAGATCCAAATACCGTAGAGATACCACTTGCTGATATTTCTAATAGTATCATTTTTGATGGACTTTTAGGGAATAATACAGTGCTACTTAGTGACGGTATAAGTATGCCTAACCAATCCATAGTTTTTGATAGTTTTGATGTTACAGCTGCTGCAAATGGTGCTATGGATTTTCTTTCATTAAATGGAATAAACAATGGGTCTTTAAATTTAAATGGCGCAACCATTGTTTCAAATATCCCAGTTAATTTTAGTAATGACAGTTCATTTTACGGGGAAGGTGAAATTATTGGTGGAGTTTGGTTGGTTTTACGTTCAGATATTAGCCCAGGTTTTAGTCCAGGTACGCTGGCTACAGGGGATTTGTTTTTACAAAGTAATAGCACCTTAATACAAGATAACAGTGTTTTTACCGCTGAAGTAAATGGTGCAACCGCTGGAACGGAACACGACCAAATCGTGGTAACTGGTACTGTTACTTTAAATGGTGTAAATCTAAATTTAATGGGAGGTTATGCTAATGCAGCTACTGATGAAATTATTTTAATAGACAATGATGGAGCAGATCCAATTTCAGGAACCTTCAATGGTTTAGATGAAGGAGCTGATGTCTCATTTGGTGCTTTTACTGGAACAATAAGTTATGTTGGCGGTGATGGGAATGATGTCGTGTTATTAGGTATTCAAACTTGCACATTAGCCATCACCGATCAACCACAAGATGTAACAATATGTGAAGATGAGACTACCTTGGAATTTTCTGTAGTAGCATCGGGTACAGGTGTTTTAAGCTATAACTGGCAAGCTTTGGGTAATGGATTAACGGAATGGACTGCAGTGGCGGAACAAGACGGTACCGCAACTTTAACATTAACAGCACCCGCTCAACCAGAATCAAGCGGCCTTCAATACCGTGTTGTAATTACAGATGATCAGGGAACAGTTGACATAGCAGATGATTGTAATTTAATTAGTAATGCTGCCATATTAACCGTTAACCCTAAACCAGAACCCGTAATTTTAGGACCAACGAGTTATATAGAAGGTACTACAGGCGTTACATTAGATGCCGGAGCAGGTTACACCAATTACCTATGGTCCACAGGAGAAACTACGCAGACCATTACAGTTTTAGAAGGGGATTACACAGTTGAAGTTACTGATATAAATGGATGTGTAGGGATTTCTGAAATCTTCACAGTTACTAAGATAGCTTCAGATTTGGTAATAACGGAAATAATGTACAATCCTAGTGGAACAGATGGGGTATGGGAATGGATAGAGGTGTATAATAAAGGAACCCAACCTATCAATTTGTCAGGGTATGTATTGGATGACAATCAAGGTACGGCTTTAGTGATTGCTAATATTAATTCAGGTAGTATCGCGCCCCAAGAATCAGCAGTTTTATTTGATGCAACCTTGACTGAAGCTCAATTTGAAGAAGCATGGGGAGACGTAAACCTGATAGCAGTATTAGACTTTCCTTCATTAGGAAATAATGGAGGGGATTCCATTGGTATATGGAATAGTTTTTCTAGTTATAACGGTGATAACCAAACACAACTTAATACAGTAGAAAAAGTTGACTATTCAAATGAACTCCCTTGGCCTACCGATGATGGCTTTGCTTCCATTTTTCTAACGGATTTAACTGCGGATAACAAGTTAGCCGAAAACTGGGAATTAAGTGTAGTAGGTTTGGTAACCCCTTTAAATACAGGGTATTTGAGTATAGGAGTACATGGAAATTCTGGAACCGATATTGGATCACCCGGAATACCTAATGCCATAGATGTGCAAGCACCTATAGTTAGCTGCCCAGCTCCAATAACGGTATCGAATGAGTTAGGTCTGTGTGAAGCAAGCTTCCCAATTATACCGGCTTCAGCAACCGATAACGTAACATTACCAGCGAATATGATTATAGATTTTGTGCGAAGTGATGGAGCTTTATTAACCTTAACAGATCCTTTTCAAGTAGGAGAAACCATCATTACATGGACGGCGACAGATGAGGCAGGAAATACTTCAGAAAGTTGTGAACAGATTATTACGGTAAATGACGATGAAGGCCCAACTGCGGTAGTCCAAGATGTTATTCTTGAATTAGATGCACTAGGGGAAGTGACACCTAACGTTTTTGCTACAGGAGCAGTAGTAAGTAGGGATGATAATTGCGGTGTAGAGGGGTCAGTAGGCGTATCAGGACCGGAAACGTACACCTGTGCAAATCTTGGTGTTAATCCTGTAACAATTTTCATTAGGGATATTAATGGCAACGAAACACCTTATGATATAACCTATACAATCATAGATCCCCTAGGTGTCTGTGCAGATGTAACTCCACCAGTAATAACTTGCCCGGCAGATGTTACTTTAGCTTTCGGAGGGTCAACGGATCCATCAACTACTGGAACAGCTACAGCAACGGATGCAGATGGGATTGCAGCAATAGTATTCTCCGATGTCTTGGTAGGCCAAGTAATCAATAGAACCTGGACGGCAACAGACACTAATGGAAACAGTGCAACTTGTATTCAGTTGATTACCATAGAGCCAGAACTTGATACCACTCCGCCAATAGCGGTCTGCCAGAACTTTACCTTGGTACTTAGCGAACTTGGATCAGGAAGTATTTTAGCTACAGATATTGACAATGGATCTTCGGATAATGAGGCAATAGCTTCCTTATCTGTAACACCAGCTAGCTTCAATGAGTCAAATATTGGTGAAAACCAAGTAACATTAACAGTTACAGATACATCAGGAAATAGTGCTAGTTGTACGGCCACGGTAACCGTTGTAGCGGCACCAGATACGACTAATCCGGAAGCTGTTTGCCAAGACTTCATTTTGGTACTTGATGCTTCTGGGCTTGGAACAATAACCGCTGCAGATGTGGATGGCGGTTCTACCGATAATATTGGAATAGTATCCTTAACGGTATCACCAAGTAGTTTTAATGAAACAAATATTGGAGTAAATCAAGTGACATTAACAGTAACAGATGCGGCAGGAAACACTGATGAATGTACAGCAACAGTAAATGTGGAGGCAGCACCAATTGTTACTTGTCGTAATAATCTAGCAAACGAGGACACTGGTATAGTATTGCCACCTGGTAGTTTAATAGGAGGAGTGGACAGTGCTGTAGGAACTTCAACGGATACAAATGGTAGTCCTTGTGCACTTGTTGTGGAAAATGTGGATGCGAACCAACGATGGGGAAGGTACAAGATATCATTAAACCTATCGGCACATGGGATATCTGCAGGGGACGAGCTATACATTAGTATTGATGGAAAGAGTCTAACGGGCCAGGCAAGGGTAGAGATCAATCGTAACGATACGCCCAACACCGCTCTTGGTTTCAACAATTTTGGCACAAGTTGGAGCAGGTATGAAAACACATTTACGGTGCCTACCGGACTAACTACGATTGACTTATGGTTTTTTAGCAACTATGCTCAAAGTACACCGGGTAAAACGGTATATGACAACCTTATCGTTAGGAATCTAAGCGATACGGGCGGTAACCTAGTTCCAATTGCGAACGCAGGTACAGATGTCACAATTGAAGATACGGACTTGAGCGGCAATGAGACAGTTACCTTGAACGGTAGCAATAGCGTTGATTTAGACGGTACGATAGTTTCATATGATTGGACGGAGAACGGAACTGGAATCGGTACCGGAACAACACCAACTATAGTATTTTCGGTTGGGGTGCATAATATCATTTTAACGGTTACAGATGATCAAGGTGCAACTGCAATGGATTCGGTACGTATAACGATTACAGAGCCTAATACGGTAGCCTGTTCGGATGATCTAAATAACGAGGATTCTGGTATAATATTACCATCCGGTAGTTTAGTTGGTGGTATTGATGCTGTCACAGGAACTTCAACGGATACAAATGGCAGTCCTTGCGCACTTGTTGTAGAAAATGTGGATGCGAACCAACGATGGGGAAGGTACAAGATATCATTAAACCTATCGGCACATGGGATATCTGCAGGGGACGAGCTATACATTAGTATTGATGGCAAAAGTCTAACGGGCCAGGCAAGGGTAGAGATCAATCGTAACGATACGCCCAACACCGCTCTTGGTTTCAACAATTTTGGCACAAGTTGGAGCAGGTATGAAAACACATTTACGGTGCCTACCGGACTAACTACGATTGACTTATGGTTTTTTAGCAACTATGCTCAAAGTACACCGGGTAAAACGGTATATGACAACCTTATCGTTAGGAATCTAAGCGATACGGGCGGTAACCTAGTTCCAATTGCGAACGCAGGTACAGATGTCACAATTGAAGATACGGACTTGAGCGGCAATGAGACAGTTACCTTGAACGGTAGCAATAGCGTTGATTTAGACGGTACGATAGTTTCATATGATTGGACGGAGAACGGAACTGGAATCGGTACCGGAACAACACCAACTATAGTATTTTCGGTTGGGGTGCATAATATCATTTTAACGGTTACAGATGATCAAGGTGCAACTGCAATGGATTCGGTACGTATAACGATTACAGAGCCTAATACGGTAGCCTGTTCGGATGATCTAAATAACGAGGATTCTGGTATAATATTACCATCCGGTAGTTTAGTTGGTGGTATTGATGCTGTCACAGGAACTTCAACGGATACAAATGGTAGTCTTTGTGCACTTGTTGTAGAAAATGTGGATGCGAACCAACCATGGGGAAGGTACAAGATATCATTAAACCTATCGGAACACGGGATATCAGCTGGGGATGTAATATTCTTTGGTGTTGACGGAAAGAGCCTAACAGGAATTGCACATGTAGAGGTTACAAGGAATGATACTCCTAATACTGCACTTGCATACACAACTTTTGGAAACAGTTGGAGCAGTTATGAGACTACATTTACAATACCTTCAGGACTAACAACGATAGACTTGTGGTTCTTTAGTAACTATACGCAACAGACAGCAGGAAAGGCGATTTATGATAACTTAACGGTTATTAATATGAGTACTACAGGAACAGCAAGAAGCACGCAAAAGACAAAACCATTAAATGATTTAACGATATATCCAAATCCAGCGAACATAGAAACTACCTTAAGTTTCAAGCAACCGACAACGGTAGGTACAATACAAGTGTTCGATGTAACGGGTAGGTTGGTACAAACCATTAAGGGAGGTTTAATAGACCAAAAAGGAACTCCTGTAAATGTTCAGGAAATGCCACAAGGCGTGTATTTTGTAAAAACAATAGATGCTACCGGAGTTGAGTTTCAACAACAGATGTTAATAGAACGGCAATAG
- a CDS encoding 1-acyl-sn-glycerol-3-phosphate acyltransferase, which translates to MQKLAKFIYFNILGWKLKGEFPSHLNKFVAIVVPHTSYWDFLLGLLIRKVWNEEINYIGKKSLFDSPLGWFFRWTGGAPIDRSKTNNTVQATAQIFHEREKFRLSLSPEGTRKKVEKWKTGFYFIAKTANVPIVLVAFDYGKKEIKVSEPLMPTDNQEADFKKYHSFFKGVEGKYR; encoded by the coding sequence ATGCAAAAATTAGCAAAATTTATTTATTTTAATATTCTTGGATGGAAACTTAAAGGCGAATTTCCTTCTCATTTAAATAAGTTTGTGGCTATAGTTGTACCTCATACAAGCTATTGGGATTTTTTGTTAGGCTTGTTGATACGCAAGGTTTGGAATGAAGAAATCAATTATATCGGTAAAAAGAGCCTATTTGATTCTCCTTTGGGCTGGTTTTTTCGATGGACTGGTGGAGCCCCTATTGATCGATCGAAAACAAATAATACTGTACAAGCTACGGCACAAATTTTTCATGAACGTGAAAAGTTTAGATTGTCGTTATCGCCAGAGGGAACTAGAAAAAAAGTAGAGAAATGGAAGACAGGATTCTATTTTATCGCTAAAACTGCTAATGTTCCCATAGTACTTGTGGCCTTTGATTATGGAAAGAAAGAAATTAAAGTTTCAGAACCTCTAATGCCGACAGATAATCAAGAAGCTGATTTTAAAAAATATCATTCTTTTTTTAAAGGAGTAGAAGGGAAATATAGATAG
- a CDS encoding iron-containing alcohol dehydrogenase family protein: MEVRKEMTLKNIPTKASQEYRNFPMVPRVVYGKGSFNTLGDILMSKRKHSEAPMIYLVDDVFENTDLLNRIPKIFCDQIILISAEDEPKTQQVDALVSMLKENYNELPSGIIGIGGGTLLDLAKAVAIMLTNKGGAAEYQGWDLVKKQPIYHVGIPTISGTGAEVSRTTVLMGPEKKLGINSDYTTFDQVLLDPDLTVGVPKEQWFYTGMDCFIHCVESLNGTFLNAFSKSYGEKSLELCKEVFLEDIDESESREKLMMASWHGGMSIAYSQVGVAHAMSYGLGYVLGVKHGIGNCLVFQFLEEFYPEGVVLFNNMLKKHKIVLPKGVCSNLTESEMDTMITVALGMEPLWENALGENWKSIITAQKLKAIYQKI, from the coding sequence ATGGAAGTAAGAAAAGAAATGACATTGAAGAATATACCTACTAAAGCTTCTCAAGAATATCGAAATTTCCCTATGGTACCTAGAGTAGTATATGGTAAAGGAAGTTTTAATACTCTTGGCGATATTTTAATGTCTAAAAGAAAACATTCGGAAGCGCCCATGATATATTTGGTAGATGATGTATTTGAAAATACGGATTTATTAAATAGAATTCCGAAAATATTCTGTGATCAAATTATCTTAATTTCTGCTGAAGATGAGCCAAAAACGCAACAAGTAGATGCGCTAGTAAGCATGCTTAAAGAAAACTATAATGAACTGCCATCAGGAATTATAGGAATAGGAGGTGGTACATTATTAGATTTAGCTAAAGCTGTCGCAATTATGCTTACCAATAAGGGTGGTGCAGCAGAATACCAAGGTTGGGACTTGGTCAAGAAACAACCAATTTATCATGTAGGTATACCTACTATTAGTGGTACTGGTGCAGAAGTTTCTAGAACTACGGTGCTAATGGGCCCAGAAAAAAAGCTGGGGATTAATTCAGATTATACCACCTTCGACCAAGTTTTGTTAGATCCAGATTTAACCGTAGGGGTACCTAAAGAACAATGGTTTTATACAGGTATGGATTGTTTTATTCATTGTGTAGAATCACTCAACGGTACTTTTTTAAACGCTTTTAGTAAAAGCTACGGTGAAAAATCACTAGAGTTATGTAAAGAAGTTTTTCTTGAGGATATAGACGAATCCGAAAGTAGAGAAAAATTGATGATGGCATCATGGCATGGAGGAATGAGTATAGCGTATTCTCAAGTGGGTGTAGCACACGCAATGAGTTATGGTTTAGGTTATGTTTTAGGAGTTAAACATGGAATAGGTAATTGCCTAGTTTTTCAGTTTCTAGAGGAATTTTATCCAGAAGGTGTTGTACTATTTAATAATATGCTTAAAAAACACAAAATAGTGCTGCCCAAAGGGGTTTGCTCTAACCTAACAGAATCTGAAATGGATACCATGATAACGGTAGCTTTAGGTATGGAACCGTTATGGGAAAATGCTCTTGGTGAAAATTGGAAATCAATAATTACTGCTCAAAAACTAAAAGCAATTTATCAGAAAATTTAA
- a CDS encoding HAD family hydrolase — protein MEIDFKGINVIGFDADDTLWVNETYFRDTEDKFADLLEKYETKNKIDQELFRTEIKNLDLYGYGIKGFTLSMIECALDLSNNNVSSKTIGALLDLGKEMITKPVELLNGVEEVLKNLKDKYRLIVLTKGDLLDQERKLERSGLSEYFHHVEVLSDKKEKNYIDLLEHLQIKPSEFLMIGNSLKSDVLPLVEIGARALHVPFHTTWEHEEVRGPIENKGYMTMSNLTDILEYV, from the coding sequence ATGGAAATAGATTTTAAAGGTATAAATGTCATTGGGTTTGATGCCGATGATACCTTATGGGTTAATGAAACCTATTTTAGAGATACCGAAGACAAGTTTGCGGACCTATTAGAAAAATATGAAACCAAAAATAAGATAGATCAAGAACTGTTTAGAACAGAAATAAAGAATTTAGATTTATATGGATATGGGATAAAAGGCTTTACCCTTTCCATGATTGAATGTGCTTTAGACTTATCAAACAATAATGTTTCTTCAAAAACAATAGGAGCATTGTTAGACTTGGGTAAAGAAATGATTACAAAGCCTGTAGAACTTTTGAATGGAGTAGAAGAGGTTTTAAAAAATTTAAAAGATAAATACCGATTAATAGTTTTAACGAAAGGAGATCTTTTAGATCAGGAACGAAAATTAGAACGATCCGGGTTATCCGAATATTTTCATCATGTAGAGGTGTTGAGTGATAAAAAAGAAAAAAATTATATTGATTTGCTTGAGCATTTACAGATAAAACCAAGTGAATTTTTAATGATAGGTAATTCATTGAAATCAGATGTTTTACCATTGGTTGAAATTGGCGCACGTGCGCTTCATGTTCCCTTTCATACGACTTGGGAGCATGAAGAAGTTAGAGGTCCAATTGAGAATAAAGGATATATGACAATGTCCAATTTGACAGATATTCTAGAATACGTATAA
- the kdsB gene encoding 3-deoxy-manno-octulosonate cytidylyltransferase, with protein MIPARYAASRFPAKLMQDLAGKPVILRTYEAAVQTKLFDDVYVVTDSEIIYETIVKEGGLAIMSKKEHDCGSDRIAEAVMQMDVDIIVNVQGDEPFTERESLEAVLNVFENDAQKEIDLASLMVKITDAEEINNPNTVKVIVDNRNFALYFSRSPIPYPRAKDSNTCYYKHKGIYAFRKSALMDFQRLPMLQLEATEKIEAIRYLEYGKKIKMVETNVQGIEIDTPEDLKKAQAAWK; from the coding sequence ATGATACCTGCCCGTTATGCGGCATCGAGATTTCCTGCAAAATTAATGCAAGATTTGGCGGGTAAACCAGTGATTTTAAGGACATATGAAGCGGCGGTACAAACCAAATTATTCGATGATGTATATGTTGTTACGGATAGTGAAATTATTTATGAAACCATAGTAAAAGAGGGCGGTTTGGCTATTATGAGCAAAAAAGAGCACGACTGTGGCAGTGATAGAATTGCCGAAGCAGTAATGCAAATGGATGTTGATATTATTGTAAATGTTCAGGGTGATGAACCTTTTACCGAACGAGAAAGTTTAGAAGCCGTTTTAAATGTTTTTGAAAATGATGCGCAAAAAGAAATTGATCTGGCATCCTTAATGGTTAAAATTACAGATGCAGAGGAAATTAATAACCCTAATACGGTAAAGGTAATAGTTGATAATAGAAATTTTGCCTTGTATTTTTCTAGATCGCCAATACCTTATCCAAGAGCTAAAGATTCTAATACATGCTATTATAAACATAAAGGGATTTATGCCTTTAGAAAAAGTGCTTTGATGGATTTTCAAAGGCTACCAATGTTGCAGTTAGAGGCAACAGAAAAAATTGAGGCTATACGGTATTTAGAATATGGTAAAAAGATAAAAATGGTAGAAACTAATGTTCAGGGAATTGAAATAGATACACCGGAAGATTTAAAGAAAGCACAAGCCGCATGGAAATAG